Proteins encoded in a region of the Paenibacillus pedocola genome:
- a CDS encoding histidine phosphatase family protein — translation MRTIIYFIRHAESLYAEGQERSRGLSERGMGDALRVRTILQNESVDVFVSSPYERAVQTIKPLADAMCKDIIIVEDLRERTIGDIGGLSFPAAKQRVYQDFHLAFAEGESSAAARTRGVQALERLLEEYAGMNLALGTHGDIMTLMLNHFDPQQYNYEFWKSASMPDIYKTEFDGKQLLSVVRAWEQRP, via the coding sequence GTGCGTACGATTATATATTTTATCCGCCATGCGGAATCGCTTTATGCTGAAGGGCAGGAGCGGTCAAGAGGGTTGTCTGAACGGGGAATGGGGGATGCGCTCCGGGTCCGAACGATTTTGCAAAATGAATCTGTTGATGTGTTTGTCTCCAGCCCCTATGAGCGGGCGGTGCAGACGATTAAGCCGCTGGCGGATGCTATGTGCAAGGATATTATTATTGTAGAGGACCTGAGGGAAAGAACAATCGGGGATATAGGCGGACTGAGCTTTCCGGCGGCTAAGCAAAGGGTGTATCAGGACTTCCATCTGGCGTTTGCGGAGGGTGAATCCAGCGCTGCGGCCCGGACCAGAGGGGTGCAGGCGCTGGAGCGGCTGCTGGAGGAATATGCAGGCATGAACCTGGCGCTCGGAACCCACGGCGATATCATGACACTGATGCTGAACCATTTTGATCCGCAGCAGTATAATTACGAGTTTTGGAAGTCTGCTTCTATGCCGGATATTTATAAGACGGAGTTTGACGGTAAGCAGCTGTTGAGTGTGGTCAGAGCATGGGAACAACGGCCCTGA
- a CDS encoding CGNR zinc finger domain-containing protein, which produces MLWEDYINSYWRDWRTGDRSHDKDRLEDPQWLAEWLAQHDLPAAAPPVAFELQQLKELRSLLWAEVQKLVQGAQPDQTLLDQLNRYMAEGPSIRQIMRKPDKPPKLSLLPQRSDWGQIMAEIAASFAEAVLEKETSRIRICDNPDCLWVYYDDTRNRSKRYCDDKLCGNLMKVRRFRARKKAGEEVTE; this is translated from the coding sequence GTGCTGTGGGAGGATTATATTAACAGCTACTGGCGGGATTGGCGGACAGGCGACCGGAGCCATGACAAGGACCGGCTTGAGGATCCGCAGTGGCTGGCAGAGTGGCTGGCGCAGCATGATCTGCCGGCGGCAGCGCCACCTGTTGCATTCGAACTGCAACAGCTCAAGGAGCTGCGCAGCTTGCTGTGGGCGGAAGTCCAGAAGCTCGTGCAGGGTGCTCAGCCAGACCAGACGCTGCTGGACCAGCTGAACAGATATATGGCCGAAGGGCCGTCCATCCGGCAAATCATGCGGAAGCCGGACAAGCCGCCTAAGCTCTCTCTCCTGCCGCAGCGTAGCGATTGGGGACAGATCATGGCCGAAATCGCGGCTTCTTTTGCTGAAGCCGTATTAGAGAAAGAGACTTCCCGTATCCGCATCTGCGATAATCCCGACTGCCTCTGGGTCTACTATGACGACACCCGCAACCGCTCGAAGCGCTATTGTGATGATAAGCTCTGCGGGAATTTGATGAAAGTACGGCGGTTCCGGGCGCGGAAGAAGGCGGGGGAGGAGGTAACGGAGTGA
- a CDS encoding DinB family protein: MQNKISDVLLQNWDYAMDIEDWAPPLSAALEGVNAEQASWKPGEAGNSIWETVNHLTYYKERLLIKLKGLPKLPDLESNDATFTVTERGEEAWGQAVAKLKSVHASLREVIEALEEGIYDWGGSGHAPGEEVMSLILHDCYHTGQIVLVRKLQGSWPSHRSFN; this comes from the coding sequence ATGCAGAATAAGATCAGTGATGTTTTGCTGCAGAACTGGGATTATGCCATGGATATCGAGGATTGGGCACCGCCGCTGAGCGCTGCGCTGGAGGGTGTGAATGCGGAGCAGGCCAGCTGGAAGCCGGGCGAAGCGGGCAATTCGATCTGGGAGACCGTCAACCATCTGACCTACTACAAGGAACGGCTGCTGATCAAGCTTAAAGGGCTGCCGAAGCTTCCTGATCTAGAGAGTAATGATGCTACTTTTACCGTAACGGAGCGTGGAGAAGAGGCCTGGGGGCAGGCCGTTGCCAAGCTGAAATCGGTCCATGCATCCTTGCGTGAAGTTATCGAAGCACTGGAAGAAGGCATTTATGACTGGGGCGGCTCGGGGCATGCTCCGGGCGAAGAAGTGATGAGCCTGATCCTGCATGACTGTTACCATACCGGACAGATTGTGCTGGTCCGCAAGCTGCAGGGCTCCTGGCCTTCGCACCGCAGCTTTAACTAA
- the cmpA gene encoding cortex morphogenetic protein CmpA, giving the protein MPQWLCHQLMKAYFKKDRRQIKMLNECWFFYRNSGESRDYVHREV; this is encoded by the coding sequence TTGCCGCAGTGGCTCTGCCATCAGCTCATGAAGGCTTATTTCAAAAAAGACCGGCGCCAGATCAAAATGCTGAACGAATGCTGGTTCTTTTACCGCAATTCCGGTGAATCCCGTGACTACGTTCACAGGGAAGTATAA
- a CDS encoding hydrolase/acyltransferase gives MPKMRYVILQQHQELQFVEMPEEYAYQLSALNLRLNKEIDKLTAENVPDLPLAVAECDSLELLREGYRLESGLEYINRLESAFASIQENHYPLISLLTEIRALQAQLEQWYEEEEEGVH, from the coding sequence ATGCCGAAAATGCGGTATGTAATTTTGCAGCAGCACCAGGAACTGCAGTTTGTTGAAATGCCTGAGGAATATGCGTACCAATTGAGCGCGCTTAATCTTCGCCTCAATAAGGAGATCGACAAGCTGACCGCGGAGAATGTGCCTGACCTGCCGCTGGCGGTTGCCGAATGTGATTCCCTGGAGCTTCTGCGTGAAGGGTACAGGCTGGAATCCGGACTGGAATATATTAACCGGCTGGAGAGTGCTTTTGCCTCCATTCAGGAGAACCATTACCCGCTTATCTCGCTGCTGACGGAGATCCGCGCGCTGCAGGCACAGCTGGAGCAGTGGTACGAAGAGGAAGAAGAGGGCGTACATTAG
- a CDS encoding SprT family protein has protein sequence MTSMSMSNEELQQWIERVSLSSFGVPFRHRASFNSRLTTTGGRYFTKSHNIEINPQQLAMYGHEETEKIIKHELCHYHLHLAKRGYMHRDADFKSLLAKVGGSRYCQSLPGAKARKPQPYRYKLVCTACSTEYPRKRRADPKRYRCGNCAGKLKLVALEEGKGPVT, from the coding sequence ATGACCAGTATGAGCATGAGCAATGAAGAGCTGCAGCAGTGGATTGAGCGGGTATCGCTCAGCAGCTTTGGCGTGCCGTTCCGGCACAGGGCCAGCTTTAACAGCAGACTTACGACGACGGGCGGCCGGTACTTTACCAAAAGCCATAATATAGAGATTAATCCGCAGCAGCTTGCCATGTATGGACATGAAGAGACCGAGAAGATTATTAAGCATGAGCTCTGCCACTATCATTTGCATTTGGCGAAGCGGGGATATATGCACCGGGATGCTGATTTCAAAAGCCTGCTGGCCAAGGTCGGCGGAAGCCGCTATTGCCAGAGCCTGCCCGGAGCCAAGGCGCGGAAGCCCCAGCCTTACAGATATAAGCTGGTATGCACCGCCTGTTCCACCGAATATCCGCGCAAGCGCCGGGCCGATCCGAAACGCTACCGCTGCGGTAACTGTGCGGGCAAGCTGAAGCTGGTCGCCCTGGAAGAAGGCAAAGGTCCGGTTACTTGA
- a CDS encoding pentapeptide repeat-containing protein codes for MKDKIDLPKISDPALLPPQQIDLLETKEEYSNCLISDVQFEYQEADKVSFDKVFFKNVIISNSSLRGIELTDVIFENCDLSNVNFSEAFVHRTEFRQCKMIGTDFTRARFQNVRVIGSICDFASFRFGNLKLISFEQSSLVSADYYQSIFQKVSFEECKIDQAVMAGVRLKDTDLSSCEFTGLLVDIEDLPGCIISADQAASFAGLLGLVIK; via the coding sequence ATGAAGGACAAAATCGATCTTCCCAAAATCTCTGACCCCGCTCTTTTGCCGCCGCAGCAGATAGATCTACTAGAGACCAAAGAGGAATATAGCAATTGCCTCATCAGCGATGTACAGTTCGAATATCAGGAAGCGGACAAGGTCTCCTTCGATAAAGTATTCTTCAAAAATGTAATCATCAGCAACTCCTCACTCCGCGGTATCGAGCTGACGGATGTGATCTTTGAGAACTGCGACCTCTCGAACGTAAATTTCAGCGAAGCCTTCGTCCACCGGACAGAATTCAGACAATGCAAAATGATCGGAACAGACTTCACCAGAGCACGGTTCCAGAACGTCCGGGTGATCGGGTCGATCTGCGATTTTGCCAGTTTCCGGTTTGGGAATCTGAAGCTGATCTCCTTCGAGCAGAGTTCACTGGTTAGTGCGGATTACTATCAAAGCATCTTCCAAAAGGTCTCGTTCGAGGAATGCAAGATTGATCAGGCTGTCATGGCCGGTGTCAGGCTGAAGGATACGGACCTAAGCAGCTGTGAATTCACCGGACTGCTGGTGGACATAGAGGATCTGCCGGGCTGCATCATTTCTGCGGATCAGGCGGCTTCCTTCGCCGGACTGCTCGGCCTCGTGATCAAGTAA
- a CDS encoding amidohydrolase family protein, producing MGNGTILLKNGTLIDGTGRAPIHNVTIEVVHGRFGTITQHDEGNQTINENVQEIDLNGLVILPGFIHAHAHTSFKYLQNEPLHGYHKEYLAGCLKEGITTVRDEGMTTNATIDDVIAHTNGLDPLSFPRIIISGKVFTAPGGYGGQEPIGVGSAEEARLKVRELLAQGVHFIKTALEDGYDPSTFGLPKLNQEILEAICQEAANNGAYVSAHVTSAHNLQILVNAGINDAAHMIYDCLDDGLITQLVDKNIRIVPTLTVLQMFQDKFGVPLLAQGLDNVRRFVEAGGEIGLGDDFVEEEDPWYRLGMPWEEIRLLGEGGLTPMQIITAATFNGAKICNLSHELGTVETGKKADLFVIDGDPLADINNLRKVKFVMKDGNLLFP from the coding sequence ATGGGAAACGGGACAATTCTGCTGAAAAACGGGACATTAATCGATGGAACCGGACGGGCACCAATACATAATGTAACGATAGAAGTTGTACACGGCCGATTCGGCACTATTACACAACATGATGAAGGCAACCAGACAATAAATGAAAATGTACAGGAAATCGACCTGAACGGACTTGTAATCCTGCCGGGGTTTATTCATGCCCATGCGCACACCAGTTTTAAATATTTGCAGAATGAGCCTCTGCACGGGTATCACAAAGAGTATCTGGCCGGATGCCTTAAAGAGGGGATTACCACGGTCCGCGATGAGGGAATGACGACCAATGCGACGATTGATGATGTGATTGCACATACGAACGGGCTGGATCCCTTATCTTTTCCCCGAATAATCATCTCAGGCAAAGTATTTACGGCTCCCGGGGGATATGGCGGGCAAGAACCTATTGGGGTGGGGAGCGCTGAGGAAGCCAGACTTAAGGTGCGAGAGTTACTTGCGCAAGGGGTTCACTTCATCAAAACAGCACTTGAAGACGGGTACGATCCCAGCACGTTCGGATTGCCCAAGCTTAATCAGGAGATTCTCGAAGCTATCTGCCAGGAAGCCGCAAACAACGGAGCTTATGTGTCTGCTCATGTAACCAGCGCGCATAATCTGCAGATTCTGGTGAATGCGGGGATTAACGATGCGGCGCATATGATCTATGACTGTCTGGACGACGGCTTGATCACGCAACTGGTGGACAAGAACATTCGAATCGTCCCGACACTCACCGTACTGCAGATGTTCCAGGATAAGTTTGGAGTACCGCTATTGGCGCAGGGTCTGGATAATGTCCGCAGATTTGTGGAGGCAGGCGGAGAAATCGGTTTGGGTGATGATTTTGTGGAAGAAGAAGACCCTTGGTACCGGCTGGGCATGCCGTGGGAAGAGATCCGTTTATTAGGTGAGGGTGGACTTACCCCGATGCAAATTATTACAGCAGCAACCTTCAATGGTGCAAAAATATGTAATCTCTCTCACGAGCTAGGGACGGTTGAAACGGGTAAGAAGGCAGATTTGTTTGTTATTGATGGAGACCCGCTGGCCGATATAAATAATCTTCGCAAAGTTAAATTTGTTATGAAGGATGGCAATCTCCTATTTCCTTAA
- a CDS encoding Lrp/AsnC family transcriptional regulator, producing the protein MASYLIDDTDYRILQYLIEDSTLSHKEIGEKVHMTGQAVGARIRRMRELEIIEGYTVRWNPSKIGQSLLAFITVFLSSNAAHPPFQQFAKNHDSVAELHRVSGEGCYWMRVRLEDQVALNAFLDELLEFGNYRVNLGMGQLK; encoded by the coding sequence ATGGCTTCCTACCTGATCGACGATACGGATTACCGTATTCTGCAATATCTTATTGAGGACTCCACGCTCAGTCATAAGGAAATTGGCGAAAAGGTACATATGACCGGGCAGGCCGTAGGCGCACGAATCCGCAGAATGCGCGAGCTGGAGATTATCGAAGGCTACACTGTCCGCTGGAATCCAAGCAAAATCGGACAGAGCCTGCTTGCCTTTATCACGGTGTTTTTGAGCTCGAACGCCGCCCATCCCCCCTTTCAGCAGTTTGCAAAGAACCATGACAGTGTGGCTGAGCTGCACCGGGTCAGCGGGGAAGGCTGCTACTGGATGCGCGTCCGCCTGGAGGATCAGGTGGCGCTGAATGCTTTTTTGGATGAGCTGCTGGAGTTTGGAAATTACCGGGTTAATCTGGGGATGGGGCAGCTTAAATAA
- a CDS encoding MBL fold metallo-hydrolase — protein sequence MKIQLIRNAALWLEYGGITFLIDPMLSEQGVNPPIVNTENDRRNPLVPLPGPVQQWLAPDALLVTHLHQDHWDAAAVSLLPHDLPLLCQEGNQDQIAEQGFSNITVVPDHEPLNFQGVTLTRIGGQHGTGSIGELMGKVSGFIIRAEGEPVLYLAGDTIWCGEVKQALDGHRPEIIIVNAGGARFVTGGHITMDEQDVVDVCRYAPSASVIAVHMDAINHCLVTRDLLKARLEQENLLERVALPRDGEWVSHNY from the coding sequence ATGAAAATTCAACTAATCCGCAATGCGGCCCTATGGCTCGAATACGGCGGCATTACGTTTCTGATTGATCCGATGCTCAGCGAACAGGGTGTTAATCCGCCGATCGTAAATACAGAGAATGACCGCAGAAATCCGCTGGTACCCCTGCCGGGTCCGGTACAGCAATGGCTGGCTCCGGATGCCCTGCTCGTGACCCACCTGCACCAGGATCACTGGGATGCGGCAGCAGTTTCGCTTTTACCGCATGATCTGCCTTTGTTATGCCAGGAGGGGAATCAGGATCAGATTGCTGAACAAGGGTTTAGCAATATCACGGTGGTGCCTGATCATGAGCCGCTAAACTTTCAAGGGGTAACCTTAACACGTATTGGCGGACAGCATGGCACCGGATCCATCGGAGAGCTGATGGGCAAGGTGTCCGGCTTTATTATCCGGGCTGAAGGCGAACCTGTGCTATATTTGGCCGGAGACACGATCTGGTGTGGGGAGGTCAAGCAGGCGCTGGACGGGCATCGTCCTGAAATAATCATCGTTAACGCCGGCGGTGCGCGGTTTGTAACAGGCGGTCATATCACAATGGATGAACAGGATGTAGTGGATGTATGCCGCTATGCACCATCCGCATCCGTGATCGCCGTGCATATGGATGCAATCAACCATTGCCTGGTGACCCGTGATTTACTCAAAGCCCGTCTGGAGCAAGAGAATTTGCTGGAGCGTGTAGCTCTTCCGAGAGACGGAGAATGGGTCAGTCACAATTATTAA
- a CDS encoding branched-chain amino acid ABC transporter permease — translation MEYFIQQLINGISVGSIYALIALGYTMVYGIIKLINFAHGDVFMVGSFIGLYSAKYLANAGFPPVVVLLLSLIISMTMSALLGITIERLAYKPLRKSTRIAALITAIGVSFLLEYVGVLILGPQAQGFPDIMVKKQYELFGSSIQVDSNQVMILITTIVLMLILQYIVRYTKTGKAMRAVSFDMEAARLMGINVDRTISATFAIGSALAAAAGVIFGMTYNSVDPLMGVMPGLKAFVAAVLGGIGSIPGALVGGLLLGTVETEISSLGYSSWRDGVAFAVLILILIFKPSGLFGKNVREKV, via the coding sequence ATGGAGTACTTCATTCAGCAACTAATTAACGGAATTTCCGTGGGCAGTATTTACGCTCTGATCGCCCTTGGCTACACAATGGTTTACGGGATTATCAAGCTGATCAATTTTGCTCACGGCGATGTGTTTATGGTCGGATCGTTTATCGGGCTATATAGTGCCAAATATTTGGCGAATGCCGGTTTTCCGCCGGTGGTTGTACTGCTCTTGTCGCTGATCATCTCGATGACCATGAGTGCTTTGCTGGGGATCACAATTGAACGTCTGGCTTATAAGCCGCTTCGTAAGTCTACAAGGATCGCGGCGTTGATTACAGCAATCGGCGTATCGTTTTTACTGGAATATGTCGGAGTACTTATTCTTGGACCACAGGCGCAAGGGTTTCCGGATATCATGGTTAAGAAACAATATGAGTTATTCGGCAGTTCGATCCAGGTTGATTCGAATCAGGTCATGATTCTGATTACAACAATCGTCTTAATGCTTATTCTGCAATATATCGTACGTTATACTAAGACCGGCAAAGCTATGCGGGCGGTTTCGTTCGATATGGAGGCGGCGCGGTTGATGGGGATCAACGTAGACCGCACGATATCGGCAACCTTCGCGATCGGTTCGGCACTTGCTGCAGCTGCCGGCGTAATCTTCGGTATGACTTACAACTCCGTTGATCCGCTCATGGGTGTTATGCCGGGACTCAAAGCTTTCGTGGCCGCAGTGCTTGGAGGGATCGGTAGTATTCCGGGAGCTCTTGTAGGCGGACTGCTGCTGGGAACGGTTGAGACTGAAATTTCATCGCTGGGTTATTCCTCCTGGCGTGATGGTGTGGCCTTTGCCGTGCTGATTCTGATCCTGATCTTTAAACCATCCGGGCTGTTTGGCAAGAATGTCCGGGAGAAAGTGTAG
- a CDS encoding branched-chain amino acid ABC transporter permease, with protein MKKLNKKFWMGIILALAFYGIVQILLTTGIFNDVTRSMLLLIGVNVMLAVSLNLINGITGQFSIGHAGFMSVGAYTSAILTLDYDVPFILAIVAGGIVAALCGVLIGMPTLRLNGDYLAIATLGFGEIIRIILLNTEYVGGASGLSGIPAKSTWTIIFFFALFTIVLINNFIRSTHGRACLAIRENEIAAEAMGINTTMYKVIAFTIGALFAGMAGGLSAHTFYVITPGSFNFLKSFEILVMVVLGGLGSTAGSIVGAVFVTLLYTYLREFPEWRMIIYSIVLIMMMIFRPSGLLGKTKINFGKFGKKEAKPNGSISDSSTP; from the coding sequence ATGAAAAAGTTGAATAAGAAATTCTGGATGGGCATTATTCTTGCCTTAGCGTTCTATGGGATTGTTCAAATTCTTCTAACAACGGGAATCTTTAATGATGTAACCAGATCCATGTTGCTCCTGATCGGCGTCAATGTGATGCTGGCCGTCTCACTCAACCTGATTAACGGGATTACGGGGCAGTTCTCCATTGGACACGCCGGGTTTATGTCTGTAGGTGCTTATACCTCGGCTATTCTGACGCTTGACTATGATGTGCCGTTCATTCTGGCCATTGTGGCGGGCGGAATTGTAGCTGCACTATGCGGCGTGCTGATCGGGATGCCGACCCTTCGGCTGAACGGTGACTATCTGGCTATTGCAACGCTGGGATTCGGCGAGATTATCCGGATTATCCTGCTGAATACGGAATATGTCGGCGGCGCTTCGGGGCTCAGCGGTATTCCGGCAAAGTCGACATGGACCATTATTTTCTTCTTTGCTCTATTCACTATCGTTCTAATTAATAACTTTATCCGTTCTACGCATGGCCGGGCTTGTCTGGCAATCCGCGAGAATGAAATTGCCGCAGAGGCAATGGGGATCAACACGACAATGTATAAGGTTATTGCCTTTACCATCGGCGCGTTGTTTGCCGGTATGGCTGGCGGCTTGTCTGCTCATACCTTCTATGTCATCACTCCGGGCAGCTTTAACTTCCTGAAATCATTCGAAATTCTTGTAATGGTCGTTCTGGGGGGACTAGGCAGTACGGCGGGCTCAATCGTAGGTGCAGTCTTCGTTACCCTGTTGTACACCTATCTCCGTGAATTCCCGGAATGGCGGATGATTATTTATTCGATCGTTCTGATTATGATGATGATTTTCCGTCCGAGCGGTCTGCTTGGCAAAACCAAAATCAATTTCGGCAAGTTTGGTAAAAAGGAGGCAAAGCCAAATGGCAGCATCAGCGACAGCAGTACTCCTTGA